From the Malus domestica chromosome 17, GDT2T_hap1 genome, one window contains:
- the LOC103449888 gene encoding hexokinase-1-like has product MGKKAVIIVTATAVCAAAAVLVVRHRMRSSGRWARASAIIKELEEKCGTPTGKLRQVADAMAVEMHAGLASEGGSKLKMIISYVDNLPTGNEKGLFYALDLGGTNFRVLRVQLGGKGRGIISQEFTEVSIPENLMVGTSDALFDYIAAELAKFVAKEGQDYQLPPGRQRELGFTFSFPVLQSSINSGTLIKWTKGFSIDDAVGQDVVAELSKAIERTGLDMRVSALVNDTVGTLAGGRYVNQDVVVAVILGTGTNAAYVERAHAIPKWHGLLPKSGEMVVNMEWGNFKSAHLPLTEYDHSLDTESLNRGDQIFEKIISGMYLGEIVRRVLCRIAEEASLFGDTVPPKLKVPFILRTPDMSAMHHDASSDLRVVREKLKNVLEISNTSLKVRKVIVELCNIVATRGARLAAAGVLGVLKKLGRDAVKDGENQKTVVALDGGLYEHYTEYSKCMENTLRELLGEEVAETIVIEHSNDGSGIGAALLAASHSQYLGIDES; this is encoded by the exons ATGGGGAAGAAGGCGGTGATAATCGTTACTGCGACGGCAGTGTGCGCCGCGGCAGCGGTTCTGGTGGTGCGCCACCGCATGCGGAGCTCGGGACGGTGGGCCCGTGCATCGGCGATCATCAAGGAGCTCGAGGAGAAGTGTGGGACCCCCACTGGGAAGCTGAGGCAGGTGGCTGACGCCATGGCTGTCGAGATGCATGCCGGCCTCGCCTCCGAAGGTGGCAGCAAGCTCAAGATGATCATTAGCTACGTCGACAATCTCCCTACTGG GAATGAGAAAGGGTTGTTTTATGCATTGGATCTCGGAGGAACAAACTTCCGTGTACTGAGGGTGCAATTGGGAGGAAAGGGTCGTGGAATTATTAGCCAAGAATTTACTGAGGTCTCAATTCCTGAAAATCTTATGGTCGGGACTTCAGAT GCACTCTTTGACTACATTGCGGCAGAACTTGCTAAGTTTGTTGCTAAAGAAGGTCAAGATTATCAACTCCCTCCTGGCAGGCAGAGAGAACTAGGTTTTACCTTCTCATTCCCTGTGCTGCAATCATCAATTAATTCGGGGACCCTTATTAAGTGGACGAAAGGCTTTTCTATAGATGATGCA GTTGGGCAAGATGTAGTGGCTGAATTGAGTAAAGCCATTGAAAGAACAGGCCTCGATATGCGTGTATCTGCTCTG GTTAATGACACGGTTGGGACATTAGCTGGAGGCAGGTATGTCAATCAggatgttgttgttgctgtgATTTTAGGTACTGGGACAAATGCAGCATATGTGGAACGTGCACATGCAATACCAAAATGGCATGGTCTGCTCCCTAAATCAGGAGAGATG GTTGTCAACATGGAGTGGGGTAACTTTAAGTCAGCTCACCTTCCATTGACAGAATATGATCACTCATTGGATACTGAAAGTTTGAACCGTGGTGATCAG ATTTTTGAGAAGATAATTTCTGGAATGTACTTGGGAGAAATTGTTCGCAGAGTTCTTTGTAGGATTGCTGAAGAAGCTTCCCTTTTTGGTGACACTGTTCCACCAAAGTTAAAAGTTCCTTTCATTTTGAG GACACCTGACATGTCTGCGATGCATCACGATGCATCCTCTGATCTTAGGGTGGTAcgagaaaaattgaagaatgtATTGGAG ATATCAAATACTTCTCTTAAAGTAAGAAAAGTTATTGTCGAGCTCTGCAATATAGTTGCTACACGTGGGGCCCGCCTTGCCGCTGCTGGAGTCTTGGGTGTACTGAAAAAGCTGGGAAGAGACGCGGTCAAGGATGGGGAAAACCAGAAGACAGTGGTAGCtttggatggtggattatacgAGCATTACACTGAATATAGCAAGTGCATGGAAAATACTCTACGAGAATTGCTCGGAGAGGAAGTTGCAGAAACTATCGTTATTGAACACTCTAATGATGGCTCTGGGATTGGAGCTGCCCTTCTCGCCGCCTCTCACTCACAATACCTAGGAATCGATGAATCCTGA